In Candidatus Promineifilum breve, one genomic interval encodes:
- a CDS encoding site-2 protease family protein codes for MAEFQPAPPETYAHIDALRREIADLFIVFDTTLDYPEKGYLRFRGRFLRPPAESFDTLRRRFEAHGYTPSVTEEGETVSLIALPVVFTPTNSRWVINLVLYIATILSTLFVGAVYETGDLAFALRHLWLGFPFSFGVLLILTAHEFGHYFAARHHRVPVTLPYFIPMPISLFGTFGAFIRLQGPMNNRRALFDIGAAGPLAGLVFAVPILLYGLATSDIGPIPPNSSFEGNSLLYLLAKLTVFGRILPGGGIDVFMNQAALAGWVGLFVTGLNLLPVGQLDGGHVAYALFGKRARWFYWPVILGLGAITLYSYLRGIFVPTWLLWMFLIGFLGRVHARPLEDVTELDPRRRALAFFTLAVFFLVFVPLPFAGAG; via the coding sequence ATGGCTGAATTCCAACCGGCGCCGCCAGAGACCTACGCCCACATCGACGCGCTGCGGCGCGAGATCGCCGATCTCTTCATCGTCTTCGACACCACCCTCGATTATCCGGAAAAAGGGTATTTGCGCTTTCGCGGCCGTTTCCTGCGCCCGCCGGCCGAAAGCTTCGACACCTTGCGCCGCCGCTTCGAGGCCCACGGCTACACGCCGTCGGTGACCGAGGAGGGCGAGACGGTATCGCTGATCGCCCTGCCCGTCGTCTTCACTCCTACCAATTCGCGCTGGGTCATCAATCTCGTCCTCTACATCGCCACCATCCTGTCCACCCTGTTCGTGGGCGCGGTCTACGAGACGGGCGACCTGGCCTTTGCCCTGCGCCATTTGTGGCTGGGCTTTCCGTTCTCGTTCGGCGTGCTGCTCATCCTGACCGCCCACGAGTTCGGCCACTACTTCGCCGCCCGCCACCACCGCGTGCCGGTGACGCTGCCCTACTTCATCCCCATGCCCATCTCGCTCTTCGGCACGTTTGGCGCGTTCATCCGCCTGCAAGGGCCGATGAACAACCGGCGGGCGTTGTTCGACATCGGCGCGGCCGGGCCGCTGGCCGGGCTGGTGTTCGCCGTGCCCATTTTGCTCTACGGGCTGGCGACGTCGGACATCGGCCCCATCCCGCCCAACTCCAGTTTCGAGGGCAACTCGCTGCTCTATCTGCTGGCCAAGCTGACCGTGTTCGGCCGGATATTACCCGGCGGCGGCATCGACGTCTTTATGAACCAGGCCGCGCTGGCCGGCTGGGTGGGCTTGTTCGTCACCGGGCTAAACCTGCTGCCGGTGGGCCAGCTTGACGGCGGCCACGTGGCCTACGCCCTGTTCGGCAAGCGGGCGCGCTGGTTCTACTGGCCGGTCATCCTGGGGCTGGGGGCCATCACCCTCTACTCCTATCTGCGGGGCATCTTCGTGCCCACGTGGTTGCTGTGGATGTTCCTGATCGGCTTCCTGGGGCGCGTCCACGCCCGGCCGCTGGAAGACGTGACCGAACTCGACCCGCGGCGGCGGGCGCTGGCCTTTTTCACGCTGGCGGTGTTCTTTCTGGTATTCGTGCCGCTGCCCTTTGCCGGGGCGGGCTAG
- the coaE gene encoding dephospho-CoA kinase (Dephospho-CoA kinase (CoaE) performs the final step in coenzyme A biosynthesis.), which produces MSRPTIIGLTGNIATGKSAVMRLAAERGALTIDADRVVHELLDGDPAIQAAVAEAFGPEVRRADGRIDRAVLGGLVFGDAERLRQLEALLHPAVRAEIGRRVAAAGDRVVMIEAIKLLEGPLAAACDAIWVTACAPATQMARLRVCRGMDEAAALARVAAQAPQEEKIARANVVIRTDGLLRETEAQFDAAWRQI; this is translated from the coding sequence ATGAGCCGGCCAACGATCATCGGCCTGACGGGTAACATCGCCACGGGCAAATCGGCGGTCATGCGGCTGGCCGCCGAGCGTGGCGCGCTGACCATCGACGCCGACCGCGTGGTGCACGAACTGCTGGACGGCGACCCGGCCATCCAGGCCGCCGTGGCCGAGGCGTTCGGGCCGGAGGTGCGGCGGGCCGACGGCCGCATCGACCGCGCCGTGCTGGGCGGCCTCGTCTTTGGCGACGCGGAACGCCTGCGCCAACTGGAAGCGTTGCTGCACCCGGCGGTGCGGGCGGAGATCGGCCGGCGGGTGGCCGCGGCCGGCGACCGGGTGGTGATGATCGAGGCCATCAAGCTGCTGGAAGGGCCATTGGCCGCCGCCTGCGACGCCATCTGGGTGACGGCCTGCGCCCCAGCGACGCAGATGGCTCGGCTGCGCGTCTGCCGGGGGATGGACGAGGCCGCGGCGCTGGCCCGCGTGGCGGCCCAGGCCCCGCAAGAAGAGAAGATCGCCCGCGCCAACGTGGTCATCCGCACCGACGGCCTGCTGCGCGAGACGGAAGCGCAGTTTGACGCCGCGTGGCGGCAAATTTAG